Proteins from a single region of Tautonia marina:
- the dps gene encoding DNA starvation/stationary phase protection protein Dps has translation MATGQTHRMFRTRVDLPTDQREKLVELLNQHVADSMDLYTQVKHAHWNVKGRNFYSIHELTDTFAAELLPFVDEIAERATALGGFVTGTLRMAAESTSLPEYPTDLVDALDHVQALVERIGAYANSVRSAIDQAEDLGDKDTADLFTEISRLVDKRLWFFEAHLQGNE, from the coding sequence ATGGCGACCGGTCAAACCCATCGCATGTTCCGGACCCGTGTTGACTTGCCCACCGATCAACGCGAGAAGCTGGTCGAACTGCTCAACCAGCACGTCGCCGATTCGATGGACCTCTACACCCAGGTCAAACACGCCCACTGGAATGTCAAGGGGCGCAACTTCTACTCCATCCACGAGCTGACCGACACCTTCGCCGCCGAGTTGCTTCCGTTCGTCGATGAGATCGCCGAGCGCGCGACCGCCCTCGGCGGGTTCGTCACCGGCACACTCCGCATGGCGGCCGAATCGACCAGCCTGCCGGAATACCCGACCGACCTGGTCGATGCCCTCGACCACGTTCAGGCCCTCGTCGAGCGCATCGGGGCCTACGCCAATAGCGTCCGGTCTGCCATTGATCAGGCCGAGGACCTCGGCGACAAGGACACCGCCGACCTGTTCACCGAGATCAGCCGGCTGGTCGACAAGCGGCTCTGGTTCTTCGAGGCCCATCTGCAGGGCAACGAGTAA